Proteins encoded within one genomic window of Patescibacteria group bacterium:
- a CDS encoding M48 family metallopeptidase — translation MYSQIDSNKRKTVLLIIIFIALILILGLVFGQLYDYGYFGLVIAAVISTAMSLFGYYSGDSVALWSAGATPIKKTDNPYVYRMVENLCITAGLPAPKVYVINDPAINAFATGRDPQHATIAITTGAIQKLENEELEGVIAHELSHIKNYDIRLMTIIIVLIGIISILADFFWRSNMFGRRSNDRDSNGNGVLMIIGLILLILSPIISELIKLAISRKREYLADASGSLLTRYPEGLARALEKIKNENLPTKKAGSATAHLYIANPFGSGKKSLTNAFSTHPPIDDRIAKLRSMA, via the coding sequence ATGTACTCCCAAATCGACTCCAACAAAAGAAAAACGGTTTTGCTGATAATTATTTTTATCGCCTTGATTTTAATTTTGGGCTTAGTCTTTGGTCAGCTTTATGATTATGGCTATTTTGGACTTGTAATTGCCGCCGTCATCTCTACAGCCATGAGTCTTTTTGGTTATTACAGTGGCGATTCGGTGGCACTTTGGAGTGCTGGCGCAACGCCGATTAAAAAAACCGACAATCCATATGTTTACCGCATGGTGGAAAATCTTTGCATCACTGCCGGTCTACCCGCACCAAAGGTTTACGTTATCAACGATCCGGCTATTAATGCCTTTGCCACTGGGCGCGATCCACAACACGCGACAATTGCTATCACCACTGGAGCGATACAAAAACTGGAAAACGAAGAACTGGAAGGCGTGATCGCTCACGAATTATCTCATATCAAAAATTACGATATCAGGCTAATGACGATAATTATTGTTCTGATAGGAATCATCAGTATCCTGGCTGACTTTTTTTGGCGCAGTAATATGTTTGGCAGAAGATCAAATGATCGAGATAGTAATGGCAACGGCGTACTCATGATTATCGGCTTGATACTCCTAATTTTGTCTCCAATTATCAGCGAACTGATAAAACTCGCTATCTCACGCAAACGAGAATATTTGGCTGACGCTTCAGGATCTCTTCTCACCCGCTACCCCGAAGGGTTAGCTCGAGCTCTGGAAAAAATAAAAAATGAAAATCTGCCAACAAAAAAAGCTGGCAGTGCTACCGCCCATCTTTACATTGCCAACCCTTTTGGCAGCGGTAAAAAATCTCTCACTAATGCTTTTTCCACCCACCCGCCGATTGACGACCGTATCGCCAAACTACGTTCTATGGCTTAA
- a CDS encoding LemA family protein, with the protein MDLLSIILIVIIVLVVIIALYLILTYNGLIRFKNRTDEAWSDIDVQLKRRHDLIPNLVEAVKGYSKHESETFTKVTEARAEALNAGTIEEKAAAENVLSGALKSLFAVAESYPELKASQNFLQLQDELSDTENKIQASRRFYNGNVRDFNTKLQVFPTNFFGKMLGFKDYQFFQITDEKERQNVEVKF; encoded by the coding sequence ATGGATCTTTTAAGTATCATTTTAATCGTGATTATTGTACTAGTTGTTATTATCGCTCTTTATTTGATTTTGACCTACAACGGACTAATCCGTTTCAAAAATCGCACTGATGAAGCTTGGTCAGACATCGATGTCCAGCTCAAACGTCGTCACGACTTGATTCCGAATTTAGTCGAAGCAGTGAAAGGTTACTCCAAACATGAAAGTGAAACTTTTACCAAAGTTACCGAAGCACGAGCCGAAGCCCTTAACGCCGGCACTATAGAAGAAAAAGCAGCAGCTGAAAATGTTCTTTCCGGCGCGCTCAAATCTCTTTTTGCCGTGGCTGAAAGCTATCCAGAATTAAAAGCCTCACAAAACTTTTTACAACTGCAAGATGAACTCTCTGACACCGAAAACAAAATTCAGGCTTCCCGCCGCTTTTATAACGGCAACGTTAGAGACTTCAACACCAAACTGCAAGTTTTCCCTACCAACTTTTTTGGCAAAATGCTCGGATTCAAAGATTATCAATTCTTCCAAATCACTGATGAAAAAGAACGCCAAAACGTGGAAGTAAAATTTTAA
- the rseP gene encoding RIP metalloprotease RseP: MIFTIIIFVAVLAILVLVHEIGHFITARKFGCAVEEFGIGFPPQAKKWKSKKTGINYSLNWIPLGGFVKIKGEDGENRQENDSFGSKKVWQRAIILSSGVLMNIVLAIVLLSIGFGIGLPSALPDDLSDLGRAHVKDAKIQIYAISDGSPAATAGLQSGDALVSIDGNSLNKLEDVQSYIAGKDGQEINLALQRGQEDVNVKVVPVFREEIGKAGIGVALARTGIVSYPWYLAPIKGAEATFSLFWAIVVAFYTLIKNLVTGIPVGADVAGPVGIAVMTGQVARMGFVYLLQFTALLSVNLAIINFLPLPALDGGRILFLIVEKIRRRPIRQEVEAVVHNIGFMLLIGLMIFVTFRDVIKWGGGFFSKIFG, encoded by the coding sequence ATGATTTTTACGATAATAATTTTTGTCGCCGTCCTAGCGATATTGGTTTTGGTTCACGAGATCGGTCATTTTATTACTGCGCGTAAATTTGGTTGCGCCGTAGAAGAATTTGGTATTGGTTTTCCGCCGCAGGCAAAAAAATGGAAAAGCAAAAAAACCGGTATTAATTATTCTCTCAACTGGATTCCTCTTGGCGGTTTTGTTAAAATTAAAGGCGAAGACGGGGAAAATCGACAAGAAAACGACAGCTTTGGCAGTAAAAAGGTTTGGCAGCGGGCGATTATTTTGTCTTCGGGAGTGCTGATGAATATTGTTTTGGCAATAGTTTTACTTTCCATTGGTTTTGGTATTGGACTACCTTCAGCGCTACCTGATGATTTATCCGATCTGGGTCGAGCGCATGTCAAGGATGCTAAAATTCAAATTTATGCCATATCGGACGGTTCGCCGGCAGCAACAGCTGGTCTTCAAAGCGGTGATGCTTTGGTTAGTATTGACGGTAATAGTTTAAATAAGCTTGAAGACGTTCAGTCTTATATAGCCGGTAAAGACGGTCAGGAAATAAATTTGGCTTTACAGCGAGGGCAAGAAGATGTAAACGTAAAAGTTGTTCCGGTTTTTCGCGAGGAAATAGGCAAGGCTGGTATTGGTGTTGCATTAGCTCGAACCGGAATTGTGTCTTACCCTTGGTATTTGGCGCCGATAAAAGGAGCGGAAGCGACTTTTAGTTTATTTTGGGCGATTGTCGTTGCTTTTTATACGTTGATTAAAAATTTAGTAACTGGTATTCCGGTTGGTGCCGATGTCGCCGGTCCGGTGGGTATTGCGGTAATGACTGGTCAGGTGGCGCGCATGGGTTTTGTTTATTTATTACAATTCACTGCACTGCTTTCAGTCAATCTAGCAATTATCAATTTTTTACCTTTGCCAGCGCTTGACGGTGGAAGAATTCTGTTTTTGATTGTCGAAAAGATTCGTCGCCGTCCTATTCGTCAAGAAGTTGAGGCAGTGGTGCATAATATTGGTTTTATGTTACTGATAGGCCTGATGATTTTTGTTACTTTTCGTGACGTGATAAAATGGGGTGGAGGATTTTTTAGCAAAATATTTGGATAA
- the pheS gene encoding phenylalanine--tRNA ligase subunit alpha, which translates to MLDQLKKIADEVKEQLNKIKNSEELADLEVRILGRKGELTNILRQLKDLSEDERKSIGQLANDIKNDLVAGFTEIKNQIDGNKKASEIDLTLPGKKFDIGHLHPISQVQYHLEDIFSSLGFIVEDGPDLESDFFNFEALNFAPDHPARDMQDAFYIKEEKNYDPKNKLLLRSQTSPVQIRAMKKHGAPLRVIVPGRCFRNESTDVRHEHTFYQLEGLMIDKNISIANMKSVLEIIAKKLYGPGTKVRFRPKFYPFVEPGVNGEVSCFLCQGKGCRLCKDTGWLEIFGAGMVHPNVLIAGGVDPKEYSGFAFGFGLNRLVMLKYGINDIRLFMSGDKRFLDQF; encoded by the coding sequence ATGTTAGACCAACTGAAAAAAATAGCCGACGAAGTAAAAGAACAGCTGAATAAAATAAAAAATTCAGAGGAACTTGCCGATCTTGAAGTTCGGATTCTTGGTCGTAAAGGCGAGCTAACCAACATTTTGCGTCAGCTTAAAGATCTATCGGAAGACGAACGTAAGAGCATTGGTCAGCTAGCTAATGATATCAAAAACGACTTAGTCGCTGGATTTACTGAAATAAAAAATCAGATCGACGGTAACAAGAAGGCAAGTGAGATCGACTTGACGCTACCGGGTAAGAAATTTGATATTGGTCATCTACATCCGATATCGCAAGTGCAGTATCATCTGGAAGATATTTTTTCTTCGCTTGGCTTTATTGTCGAAGACGGCCCGGATCTAGAGTCAGATTTTTTTAATTTCGAAGCGCTTAATTTTGCTCCTGATCATCCAGCGCGCGACATGCAGGACGCTTTTTATATTAAAGAAGAAAAAAATTACGATCCCAAAAATAAATTACTGTTGCGCAGTCAGACTTCGCCAGTACAAATCAGAGCGATGAAAAAACACGGCGCGCCGCTTCGCGTGATAGTACCTGGTCGATGTTTCCGTAACGAAAGCACTGATGTTCGTCATGAGCACACTTTTTATCAGCTGGAAGGTCTGATGATTGATAAAAATATCAGCATCGCCAATATGAAAAGCGTGCTGGAAATTATTGCCAAAAAATTATACGGTCCGGGAACCAAGGTTCGTTTCCGTCCCAAATTTTATCCTTTTGTCGAGCCGGGAGTAAATGGCGAAGTCAGTTGCTTTTTATGCCAAGGCAAAGGTTGCCGTCTGTGCAAAGATACCGGCTGGCTAGAAATATTTGGCGCTGGCATGGTGCATCCGAATGTACTGATTGCCGGTGGCGTGGACCCCAAAGAATACTCGGGATTTGCTTTTGGTTTTGGCCTCAATAGACTAGTCATGCTTAAATACGGTATCAACGACATCCGTTTGTTTATGAGCGGAGATAAAAGATTTTTGGATCAATTTTAA
- a CDS encoding phosphomannomutase/phosphoglucomutase, producing MPISASVFKAYDIRGLYPQEIDEQGAFLIGLAFAKVFQPRRVVVGRDVRDCNAKMQAELIRALVESGVDVVDIGQIPTDMIYFVVGKFGFDGGIVASASHNPVGYGGIKMVEKDSKPVFAEHKMPEIRDLVMSGTLASPGLSGKVEEKDYTSEYFDFILSFIDPEVLKQQKVVANGNFGPSGKLLEKLAKERGLPLEIVPLNLNPDGNFPKGRPDPMVPENRGEFTALAKSSGADFGVSWDADGDRCFFCDGNGNFYEPCYITAFLVEEMLKQYPGAKTLYDIRYVWAVKAAAEEHGGTALPTRVGRSFIMDIMRREDVVFCGESSGHYYFKDNYYSDNGMIPLLLIWQAVSVSGKKLGELLENYTKRFFVSGEFNTTVSDVNAKISQIAARYADGQQDFTDGVSIAYDDWRFNLRGSNTEPLLRCNIEAKSEELVISKKQELLDLLAKND from the coding sequence ATGCCTATTTCTGCCAGCGTTTTTAAGGCCTACGACATTCGAGGTTTATACCCTCAGGAGATTGACGAGCAGGGAGCTTTTTTGATCGGACTTGCCTTTGCCAAAGTCTTCCAACCCAGGCGAGTGGTGGTCGGTCGCGACGTTAGAGATTGCAATGCCAAGATGCAAGCAGAATTGATCCGCGCTTTAGTAGAATCTGGAGTCGATGTGGTAGATATCGGGCAAATACCAACTGACATGATTTATTTTGTTGTTGGCAAATTTGGTTTTGATGGCGGTATAGTTGCCTCGGCTTCACATAATCCGGTTGGTTACGGCGGTATTAAGATGGTGGAAAAAGACTCTAAGCCGGTTTTTGCCGAGCACAAAATGCCGGAGATCCGCGATTTGGTTATGTCGGGAACACTTGCGTCACCAGGTTTATCGGGAAAGGTGGAGGAAAAAGACTATACCAGCGAATATTTTGACTTCATCTTGTCATTTATCGATCCGGAAGTTTTAAAGCAACAAAAAGTTGTTGCTAACGGTAACTTTGGTCCAAGTGGCAAGCTATTAGAAAAATTAGCCAAGGAACGCGGTCTGCCGCTGGAGATTGTTCCTCTAAATCTTAATCCGGACGGCAATTTTCCTAAAGGCCGACCCGACCCAATGGTGCCGGAAAACAGGGGAGAGTTTACTGCCTTGGCTAAAAGCAGCGGTGCCGACTTTGGTGTTTCTTGGGATGCTGACGGTGATCGTTGCTTCTTCTGTGATGGCAATGGTAATTTTTATGAGCCATGTTATATTACGGCATTTTTGGTTGAAGAAATGCTGAAACAGTACCCCGGTGCCAAAACACTTTATGATATTCGTTATGTTTGGGCGGTAAAGGCAGCGGCAGAGGAGCATGGCGGGACGGCGCTGCCAACACGTGTTGGTCGATCGTTTATCATGGATATAATGCGTCGGGAAGACGTTGTTTTTTGCGGTGAGTCCAGCGGTCATTATTATTTCAAAGATAATTATTACTCAGATAACGGCATGATACCGCTACTCTTGATCTGGCAGGCTGTCTCTGTTAGCGGTAAGAAATTAGGCGAATTGCTGGAAAATTACACTAAACGCTTTTTTGTTTCCGGAGAATTTAATACTACGGTTAGCGACGTTAATGCTAAAATTAGCCAAATAGCAGCAAGATATGCGGACGGGCAGCAAGATTTTACTGATGGAGTTTCGATTGCTTATGACGATTGGCGTTTCAATCTCAGGGGTTCTAATACTGAGCCATTATTGCGATGCAATATCGAGGCGAAAAGCGAGGAACTGGTTATCAGTAAAAAGCAAGAGTTGTTAGATTTATTAGCAAAAAATGACTAG
- the murI gene encoding glutamate racemase: MIGIFDSGVGGLTVVREVLKQLPNQPIIYFGDTARTPYGNKGPKTIIRYSQENTDFLLSKGASVIVIGCNTASAVAVEALREKHPDVPILEVITPAVSRAVAVTKNKKIGVIGTRATIASQIYTKKIQEIDSSIKVFSAACPLFVPLVEENWLTRPETKMIARRYLTDFKNVGIDTLILGCTHYPLLKEVISAKIGKRVVLVDSAEEVVKEITNYELRITNKEGDSKFYFSDLTEQVGKISARWLGGKVDLEETNFETK; encoded by the coding sequence ATGATTGGTATATTTGATTCTGGGGTAGGTGGGTTGACTGTTGTTAGAGAGGTGTTAAAACAACTGCCCAATCAGCCGATTATCTATTTTGGCGATACGGCTCGGACGCCTTATGGCAACAAAGGTCCCAAAACTATTATCCGGTATTCGCAAGAGAATACCGACTTTTTGTTATCTAAGGGCGCCAGTGTTATTGTTATTGGTTGCAACACGGCATCAGCTGTTGCTGTTGAAGCTTTGCGGGAAAAGCATCCTGACGTGCCGATTTTGGAAGTAATCACGCCAGCTGTCAGTCGAGCGGTTGCAGTTACTAAAAACAAGAAAATTGGAGTTATTGGTACTCGGGCAACGATTGCTTCGCAGATTTATACCAAGAAAATTCAGGAGATTGATTCCAGTATTAAGGTATTTTCCGCTGCTTGTCCGCTCTTTGTTCCGCTGGTGGAAGAAAACTGGCTGACACGACCCGAAACAAAAATGATAGCTCGCAGATATTTAACTGATTTTAAGAATGTTGGTATTGATACGTTAATACTTGGCTGTACGCATTATCCCTTGTTAAAAGAGGTGATTTCCGCTAAAATAGGAAAAAGAGTGGTACTGGTTGATTCAGCAGAAGAAGTGGTTAAGGAAATTACGAATTACGAATTACGAATTACGAATAAGGAGGGTGATTCGAAGTTTTATTTTAGCGATTTGACCGAGCAAGTGGGTAAAATCAGCGCCAGATGGCTCGGTGGAAAAGTTGACCTTGAAGAAACAAATTTTGAAACAAAATAA
- a CDS encoding ATP-dependent Clp protease ATP-binding subunit: MLKNIQDKFSEHLRKALLESHELAYELRHQQLNPEHLLYGLTVFHGSLGAEILNKFKIDTEFLRQFIAKKNPATVANAAPKLSIESKKIIQRAILLAGLYRHQYVSTEHLLAAILDSGNHVIKEILSLSNINTASVQQQLNLVLRSTSKFHDIVEPFEGTEENSQFFGQDDMEKMMLGGLGGPNGNALELFTTDLTAAETQKNIDPVVGREEEIERLIQILCRRTKNNPVLLGDPGVGKTAIVEGLAKKIMNNDVPEILLEKKIMSLDLGLILAGTMYRGEFEQRLKNIIGEIKKDQNIIIFIDEIHTLTGAGAAPGSMDAANILKPALARGEIRCIGATTLEEYRKHIESDAALERRFQPIAIKEPSPEKTIKILEGIKQNYEKFHRVMITPEAIKAAVKLSTRYITDRFLPDKAIDLIDEAAAKIKINTNSGGLLQKIKKIERGLESLRKNKRQAIMSEKYSEAIEYKNQEQTILTELKELKDQWSLQEQKMVGKITDRDIAQLVAKMTGIPLAEMVTSEKDKMLNLESILKKKIIGQDDAIKELAKAIRRSRAGISPERRPIGSFIFLGPSGVGKTELAKTLAMELFEDQNALIKIDMSEFKESFNVSKLIGSPPGYVGYKESGQLTEAVRRKPYSVVLFDEIEKAHPEIFNILLQVMEDGELTDATGKKINFKNTVIIMTSNIGLKDFVAGKKIGFDDIGEDKNLYEEMKGYLEKSLTDFFRPEFVNRLDKIIVFRPLLNQHLKKIVQLQLAELNKRLSEHKIKIKTGAGVVEFLAQKNFNPQEGARLIRKNVQELISNPLSNLMLENKINKGGIIKLQIKNNQLILT, translated from the coding sequence ATGCTAAAAAATATTCAAGATAAATTTAGCGAACATCTCAGAAAGGCTTTGCTCGAAAGTCACGAACTAGCTTATGAACTGCGCCATCAACAGCTAAACCCTGAGCACCTGCTCTATGGCTTGACGGTTTTTCATGGCAGTCTAGGAGCGGAAATACTTAATAAATTCAAAATTGATACGGAATTTTTGCGCCAATTTATTGCTAAAAAAAATCCAGCGACAGTCGCCAACGCAGCGCCAAAACTATCAATTGAATCAAAAAAAATCATTCAACGGGCGATTCTCTTAGCTGGTCTATATCGCCATCAATACGTCAGCACTGAACATCTTTTAGCGGCAATCCTAGACTCAGGTAACCATGTTATCAAAGAAATTTTAAGTTTAAGCAATATTAATACTGCCAGCGTCCAACAACAGCTCAATCTAGTGTTACGCAGTACTTCCAAATTTCATGATATTGTCGAGCCGTTTGAAGGCACTGAAGAAAATAGTCAATTTTTTGGTCAAGATGATATGGAAAAAATGATGCTCGGCGGTTTAGGCGGACCAAACGGTAATGCTTTAGAACTTTTTACCACCGACCTGACCGCGGCTGAAACGCAAAAAAATATTGATCCGGTGGTCGGACGAGAAGAAGAAATTGAACGACTGATTCAGATTCTCTGTCGTCGGACAAAAAACAATCCGGTGCTACTAGGCGACCCGGGCGTGGGCAAAACCGCTATCGTCGAGGGTCTGGCGAAAAAAATCATGAATAACGACGTACCGGAAATATTACTCGAAAAAAAAATAATGTCGTTGGATCTAGGACTGATCTTAGCCGGTACGATGTACCGCGGGGAGTTTGAGCAAAGGTTGAAAAACATTATTGGCGAAATCAAAAAAGATCAAAATATTATTATTTTTATTGATGAAATCCATACCCTAACCGGTGCCGGAGCCGCTCCCGGCTCTATGGATGCCGCTAATATTTTAAAACCGGCCCTAGCGCGCGGTGAAATCCGCTGTATTGGCGCCACCACACTCGAAGAGTATCGCAAACATATTGAGTCCGATGCTGCACTGGAACGCCGATTCCAACCAATAGCAATCAAAGAACCATCACCAGAAAAAACTATTAAAATTCTCGAAGGAATAAAACAAAATTACGAAAAATTTCACCGTGTTATGATTACACCGGAAGCCATCAAAGCTGCGGTTAAGCTCAGTACGCGCTATATTACCGACAGGTTTTTACCCGACAAAGCCATTGATTTAATTGACGAGGCAGCTGCTAAAATCAAAATCAACACCAATAGCGGCGGTCTACTACAAAAAATCAAAAAAATAGAACGTGGTTTGGAATCGTTACGCAAAAATAAGCGTCAAGCAATCATGTCCGAAAAATACAGCGAAGCAATAGAGTACAAAAACCAAGAACAAACCATTCTGACCGAACTAAAAGAATTAAAAGATCAGTGGTCGCTTCAAGAACAAAAAATGGTGGGCAAAATCACGGATCGCGATATCGCACAACTGGTTGCCAAAATGACCGGCATTCCCCTGGCGGAAATGGTTACCTCGGAAAAAGACAAAATGCTTAATCTTGAATCAATATTGAAGAAAAAAATTATCGGTCAAGATGATGCGATAAAAGAACTGGCAAAAGCCATCCGCCGTTCTCGCGCCGGCATTTCTCCGGAACGCCGACCGATTGGCTCTTTCATCTTTCTCGGTCCTTCCGGTGTCGGTAAGACTGAGCTAGCCAAAACGCTTGCCATGGAACTTTTTGAAGACCAAAACGCACTAATAAAAATAGACATGTCGGAGTTTAAAGAAAGCTTTAACGTTTCCAAACTTATTGGTTCTCCTCCTGGATATGTCGGCTATAAAGAAAGCGGCCAGCTGACTGAAGCCGTCCGCCGCAAACCATACAGTGTAGTGCTTTTTGACGAAATCGAAAAAGCTCATCCGGAAATATTTAACATCCTGCTGCAAGTTATGGAAGACGGCGAGCTGACCGATGCTACTGGTAAAAAAATTAATTTCAAAAACACCGTCATTATTATGACCTCCAATATCGGGTTGAAAGATTTTGTCGCTGGCAAAAAAATCGGCTTTGACGACATTGGCGAAGATAAAAATCTCTATGAGGAAATGAAGGGTTATCTTGAAAAAAGTTTAACTGATTTCTTTCGACCAGAATTTGTTAATCGTCTTGATAAAATCATTGTCTTTAGACCCCTGCTCAATCAACACCTGAAAAAAATAGTACAACTACAACTAGCCGAATTGAACAAACGTCTGAGTGAACATAAAATAAAAATTAAAACCGGAGCAGGAGTAGTGGAATTTCTGGCACAAAAAAACTTTAATCCCCAAGAAGGAGCCCGCTTGATTCGTAAAAACGTTCAAGAATTAATCAGCAATCCTTTATCCAACCTGATGTTAGAGAATAAAATCAACAAAGGTGGTATAATTAAGCTACAGATAAAGAACAATCAGTTGATCCTGACATAG
- a CDS encoding pilin — translation MKRNKKITTVFVLLLLFLIFPLIPSSAAEQCCVCQTAGSDKLEAVGAPDANGTCTPYLQGRTCPKPWDGSCSSKEVQDKINAANKSDDKEETKPLITPSLPTIGNIISLDSSVEVAGEAPNRYYYIPWIAQMVGGLYKFGVGAAAVLAVVMIVIGGFIWMTSGGDSGRITAAKGYIIGSIVGLILALGSYSILYLVNPELVYLRPIKVPYVEPVELSGILCPTEAPNGEKTFTYEQTSKEIPAGENLICGTPYIIGASLTSGDPCVGSYCTGGNQMCLPAPSAEKSYALKMNLIAFSCQASPELACNRIDDSGSASNWVNLPPPNPTITDEESQEACEIINQLDSAKAKGMCVFMDANGSADGCAWCSNEEYDKLDPNWIPTQDMQDNGCQDVDIDDYQRTRDKTAACQIRKCIEMGYRIE, via the coding sequence ATGAAAAGGAATAAAAAAATAACAACAGTATTTGTTTTACTTTTATTATTTCTTATTTTTCCCTTAATCCCTTCTTCAGCCGCCGAACAATGCTGTGTCTGTCAGACAGCTGGCAGTGACAAACTAGAAGCGGTTGGAGCGCCGGATGCCAACGGCACTTGCACGCCTTACTTACAGGGAAGAACCTGTCCTAAACCATGGGACGGATCTTGCAGCAGCAAAGAAGTTCAAGACAAAATAAACGCTGCAAACAAAAGTGATGATAAGGAAGAAACCAAACCGCTAATAACCCCCAGCTTACCTACTATCGGCAATATCATCTCTCTTGATTCAAGTGTAGAAGTTGCGGGTGAAGCCCCTAATCGTTATTACTACATACCCTGGATCGCCCAGATGGTAGGTGGGTTATATAAATTCGGAGTGGGAGCAGCAGCGGTATTAGCCGTAGTAATGATAGTAATTGGCGGGTTTATCTGGATGACTTCAGGCGGGGATTCGGGAAGAATAACAGCGGCAAAAGGATATATTATTGGTTCAATCGTAGGACTAATACTGGCTTTAGGCAGTTATTCCATACTTTACCTGGTTAATCCCGAACTGGTGTATTTACGACCGATCAAAGTGCCGTACGTGGAACCGGTAGAACTATCGGGAATACTTTGTCCCACTGAAGCACCGAACGGAGAAAAAACATTTACTTACGAACAAACCTCTAAAGAAATACCAGCCGGAGAAAATTTAATTTGCGGTACACCATATATAATAGGCGCGAGCTTAACCAGTGGTGATCCTTGCGTTGGCAGTTATTGTACCGGAGGAAACCAAATGTGTTTACCCGCACCAAGCGCAGAAAAAAGCTATGCCTTAAAAATGAATCTGATTGCTTTTTCCTGCCAGGCTTCACCGGAACTTGCATGCAACCGCATCGATGACAGCGGTTCTGCTTCAAACTGGGTAAATTTACCGCCCCCTAATCCGACAATAACCGACGAAGAATCTCAAGAAGCTTGTGAAATAATAAATCAACTTGATAGCGCAAAAGCAAAAGGTATGTGCGTTTTTATGGATGCCAACGGCTCTGCCGATGGCTGCGCTTGGTGTAGTAATGAAGAATACGATAAGTTAGATCCAAACTGGATACCAACGCAAGATATGCAAGATAACGGCTGCCAAGATGTAGATATTGATGACTACCAACGTACGCGTGACAAAACAGCTGCCTGTCAAATAAGAAAATGTATTGAAATGGGTTATAGAATAGAATAA